The following are encoded in a window of Cygnus atratus isolate AKBS03 ecotype Queensland, Australia chromosome 20, CAtr_DNAZoo_HiC_assembly, whole genome shotgun sequence genomic DNA:
- the PIPOX gene encoding peroxisomal sarcosine oxidase — translation MAALSQPRQASYDAIVIGAGIQGSFAAYHLAQRHRDTLLLEQFILPHSRGSSHGQSRITRSAYPQAHYARMMPDSFHLWQRLEAEAGTSLYRQTGLVVLGPAGDPELEGCRRGLGPSDTLDATALAQRFPGLRPRAGDVALWDGSGGVLRADRALRAVQDVFRRHGGTLRDGEKVLRIQPGAVLTVTTTAGVYRAPRLIIAAGAWTSAVLAPLGLCLPLQPLRIDVCYWREKEPGSHGMGTATPCFMMLGLPEAPHGIYGLPALEYPGLVKVCYHHGSPVDPEERDRAPPGTPRPNIALLSSFISSYLPGLEPQPAVLETCLYTNTPDGDFILDRHPKHSNIVIGAGFSGHGFKLAPVVGKLLCELSLGEEPSHSTAPFAIGRFPGVLRAAL, via the exons ATGGCTGCCCTGAGCCAGCCCCGCCAGGCGTCCTATGACGCCATCGTCATCGGGGCTGGCATCCAGGGATCCTTCGCCGCCTACCACCTGGCGCAGCGTCACAGGGACACactcctgctggagcag TTCATCCTGCCCCACTCGCGGGGCAGCTCGCACGGGCAGAGCCGCATCACCCGCAGCGCCTACCCGCAGGCGCACTACGCCCGCATGATGCCCGACAGCTTCCACCTCTGGCAGAGGCTGGAGGCCGAGGCCGGCACCAGCCTCTACAG GCAGACggggctggtggtgctggggccagCGGGCGACCCGGAGCTGGAAGGCTGCCGGCGTGGCCTGGGGCCCAGTGACACCCTCGACGCCACGGCGCTGGCACAGCGCTTCCCTGGCCTCCGGCCCCGTGCCGGGGATGTGGCCCTGTGGGACGGCAGCGGCGGGGTGCTCCGGGCGGACCGGGCGCTGCGGGCAGTGCAG GACGTGTTTCGCCGGCACGGGGGCACCCTGCGCGATGGGGAGAAGGTGCTGCGCATCCAGCCTGGTGCTGTGCTCACCGTCACCACCACCGCCGGGGTGTACCGAGCCCCCCGGCTCATCATCGCGGCCGGAGCCTGGACCAGTGCCGTGCTGGCACCGCTGGGCCTCTGCCTGCCGCTGCAG cccctgcgcATCGACGTGTGCTACTGGAGGGAGAAGGAGCCTGGCAGCCACGGCATGGGCACAGCCACCCCCTGCTTCATGATGCTGGGGCTGCCCGAGGCTCCCCATGGCATCTACGGGCTGCCTGCCCTCGAGTACCCCGGGCTGGTCAAG GTGTGCTACCACCACGGCAGCCCCGTTGACCCCGAGGAGAGGGAccgggccccccccggcacTCCCCGCCCCAACATTGCCCTCCTGAGCAGCTTCATCAGCAGCTACCTGCCTGGGCTGGAGCCGCAGCCGGCCGTGCTGGAGACCTGCCTGTACACG AACACCCCAGATGGAGACTTCATCCTGGACCGGCACCCCAAGCACAGCAACATCGTCATCGGGGCTGGCTTCTCAG GCCACGGGTTCAAGCTGGCACCGGTGGTGGGGAAGCTGCTGTGCGAGCTGAGCCTGGGCGAGGAGCCGTCCCACAGCACGGCCCCCTTCGCCATCGGCCGCTTCCCCGGCGTGCTCCGGGCTGCGCTGTAG